Part of the Neisseria leonii genome is shown below.
GCGCCCGCCGGAAACAACCACGCGGGCTTGGGTCAATTCCGGCCGGTCGGATTGGGTCAGCTCCCGGGAAACGAAACGGCTCAGATTTTGTGCCGGCAACGCCGCCACCGTTTCGATTACGGCATTACCGCCCTCGGCCGCTGCGGCATCAAATGCAGTCGGTCGGAAAGTGAGTACCAATTTTTCTTCATCGCTGCGCACGGTAACAAAAGCATTGCCGGCATAAATCGGGCGCACAAATGTGCTGCCGTCTACAATTTCGGTTAAATCGGATATTTGCGGGCAATCCAGCAGGGCGGCGATACGCGGCATCAGGTTTTTGCCGGCAGCAGTAGCGGCAGCAGTCAAATAACGGTAGCCTGCCGCCAGCGAAGCGGCCAGCGGTGCGGTTTCTTCAGCCAAACTTTCGGCATAATGCGGTGCATCGGCCAGTAAAACTTTGGCCACGCCCTGAACGGATTTGGCCTGTTCGGCAACCGCCTGCGCACTGCTGCCGGCCACTAGGATATGCACTTCGCCCAGCTTGGCCGCTGCCGTTACGGCATGAAAGGTGGCGGGATTTAAGGTTTGGTTGTTATGTTCGGCAATCACTAATACGGTCATCATCGTTCTCCTTAAATCACTTTGGCCGCTTGCAGCTTGGCAACCAGCTCTTCTACACTGTTTACCCGGATACCTGCCTGCCGTGCTTTGGGTTCGGCATACGACAGTGTTTTCAGACGGCCTGCAACATCGACACCCCATTCGGCAGGCGTGGTTTTTTCCAGCGGTTTTTTCTTGGCAGCCATCAAATTGGGCAGTTTGACAAAGCGCGGCTCATTCAGACGCAAATCGGTACTGATGACGGCAGGCAGCTTTAAGGCGACTGTTTCCAAACCGCCGTCGATTTCGCGCGTTACCAGCACTTCGCCGTCCTCCAACACCACTTTTCCGGCAAACGTACCTTGCGGCGCATTCAGCAGCGCGGCCAGCATCTGCGCGGTTTGGTTGGCATCGTCATCAATCGCCTGCTTGCCCAGCAACAGCAATTGCGGCTGCTCTTTTTCCGCCACCGCTTTAATCAGTTTGGCCACCGCCAGCGGCTCAACGGCAGATTCGGTTTCAATATGCACGGCACGGTCGGCACCCATGGCCAGCGCAGTACGCAAGGTGTCTTCACATTTCTTCCCGCCGATGCTGACCGCCACGATTTCGCTCACTTTGCCTGCTTCTTTCAGGCGCACCGCTTCTTCTACGGCAATTTCGTCAAACGGGTTCATCGACATTTTGACATTATCGATGTCCACGTCCGATCCGTCGGATTTAATGCGCACCTTCACATTGAAATCCACCACGCGCTTGACTGCAACCAATGCTTTCATTATGCCTCCTCGATTAAGCCCGCCTGCGGCGGATAGATTGACGGAAACTCTACCTGTACCGGGACAGATAAAGGAATTATAGCCGAGATTAAAACGTCCCCAAGCCCCATATTCGAGCATTTATACCAAGATGCGTCCGTCTTTCAGACGGCCTCGACCACATCGGCAGCGGCCATATGGCGCAACAAGGCCCGATAAACTGCTTCCGGCTCCGGCATCTGTCCGACACCGCCGACATTACCCGCCAAAACCGACTGTTGCACACCGGTTTTCTGCGGATCGGTATCGGTATAAATCCCCACCAAAGGCACATTCAGCGCATTGGCCAAATGCAGCAGGCCGGTATCCACACCCGCCACGCCGCGCGCACTCTGCAACAGCGCCGCCGCCTCCATCAGACTCAGACGCGGACAGAGATGGGCAAACGGCAAGCCGTGCGCAATCGCTTCGGCACGCTGCCGCTCGCCTTCGCTGCCCCAAGGAAGATAAACCGCCGCACCGTCGCGCGCATTCAAACGCACCAGCAGTTCCCGCCAATAGTCTTGCCGCCATAGTTTGCTGTCCCGGCTGCTGGCATGCAGAGCCACATAATAAGGACGATGACGGGCAGGATTCTCCACAACCGGCGGCACTTCCGCACCGAACGCCAAACGCGGCGGCAGGGCATAATCGAACACTTGCGCAAAAAGCAGCCGGTTGCGCAATACGGCATCTTGGCCTTTGCGGACAAAAAAAGTTCTGTTATACGCCGCCGAAACCCAAGATTCACGCGCGCTTTGACGGTCCAACCCCATCAACGGCGCATTGGCAAGTTTGGCAAACAGCGCACTTTTAAACAAACCCTGACTGTCCAACACAAAATCGTAACGCTCCCGCATCAAAGTCTCTTTCAAATGCCACAGCGCACGCCAAGTTTCCATACTGCCTAAATTTTTACGCCACGCCCGCCAGCGCAAAGTATGCACGTTCCTCACAAACGGATGCAGCCGCGCGATATCGGCAAACGACTCCTCACACAGCCAATGAAGCTCAATATCCGGCTCCGCCTGCGCCAAATCCGTTACCGCAGGCAGCGTATGGATTAAATCCCCCATACTGGACAAGCGCACCAGCAATACTTTCATTCGATACCCCGCAACTGCCGCTCTATTTTCAGACGGCCTGTCTGTATGTTTCACGTGAAACATGCTAAACAGGCTCTGCACGGCAAGCGATGCCGTCTGAAAGGCCTAAATAAATCAACTGATTGATTTTAAATAATCTTTAATTGCTTCGGCGTTTTCCAGCACGACCGCACCGGCTTCGATCATTTCCGTCCAAGCAGCTTCAATCGTGTCGGGCGCGATACCGCGACAGGCCGAAGCATTGACAATCACCAGCCATTTTCCCGCACGCAGCAGCTGCAAAACCGTATGTTTCACGCAATAATCGGTTGCCAGACCACCCACCAGTAAAATATCGGCCTCTTTACTGCGCAACCACTCTACCAGTCCCGTACTCAGCCGCTCTTCAATATCGTGAAAACACGCACCGTAAGGGTGGAGCTGCGGATCCACCCCTTTCCACACACAATAATCATAACCGTCCAAATCCGGCAAACCATCCAGCAGTTCATAGCCGACCGAACCGACCATCGCATGCGACACCCATGTCAAATCGGCATTCGGCAGGCCTGTGCTTTTCAACATATCCACAGGATTATCCACAAGCCATGCCGCACTGGTATGGTGCGCGTCTTTCGTCATCACCCGCCAGTCGGCTAACGCCGCCTGGGCATTCAGTTCGGTCGCAATGGTGTCGCCTTCGGGAACGGGCAGTTCCGTCGGACAAAGCGGTGTGAACGTTTTTTGCGCATCTACATCAATCGAAACAATTTTCATAGCCAATGCCGCAGGTGAACAAAAGCACCCATTATAACAAAAGCCGTCCATGCCTATGCTACAATCGGTACTGCTTTTCCGCCAAGTTATCCACAATGGAATACACCATTCAAACCATAGGCAGCGTGCATTCTCCCTACCGGCAAAAATTCGGTGTGGCGCGCCAGCCCGGGCTGGTACCCGCAGCCGCCGTCTGCATTGAGCTGAACCCCGATTTTCATGCCGACAGCGTGCGCGGTTTGGC
Proteins encoded:
- a CDS encoding electron transfer flavoprotein subunit alpha/FixB family protein, coding for MTVLVIAEHNNQTLNPATFHAVTAAAKLGEVHILVAGSSAQAVAEQAKSVQGVAKVLLADAPHYAESLAEETAPLAASLAAGYRYLTAAATAAGKNLMPRIAALLDCPQISDLTEIVDGSTFVRPIYAGNAFVTVRSDEEKLVLTFRPTAFDAAAAEGGNAVIETVAALPAQNLSRFVSRELTQSDRPELTQARVVVSGGRALGSAEQFNALLTPLADALNAAIGASRAAVDAEYAPNDYQVGQTGKVVAPELYIAVGISGAIQHLAGMQDSKVIVAINKDPDAPIFNVADYGIVGDLFEIVPKLTAALQKS
- a CDS encoding electron transfer flavoprotein subunit beta/FixA family protein, translating into MKALVAVKRVVDFNVKVRIKSDGSDVDIDNVKMSMNPFDEIAVEEAVRLKEAGKVSEIVAVSIGGKKCEDTLRTALAMGADRAVHIETESAVEPLAVAKLIKAVAEKEQPQLLLLGKQAIDDDANQTAQMLAALLNAPQGTFAGKVVLEDGEVLVTREIDGGLETVALKLPAVISTDLRLNEPRFVKLPNLMAAKKKPLEKTTPAEWGVDVAGRLKTLSYAEPKARQAGIRVNSVEELVAKLQAAKVI
- the waaC gene encoding lipopolysaccharide heptosyltransferase I; its protein translation is MKVLLVRLSSMGDLIHTLPAVTDLAQAEPDIELHWLCEESFADIARLHPFVRNVHTLRWRAWRKNLGSMETWRALWHLKETLMRERYDFVLDSQGLFKSALFAKLANAPLMGLDRQSARESWVSAAYNRTFFVRKGQDAVLRNRLLFAQVFDYALPPRLAFGAEVPPVVENPARHRPYYVALHASSRDSKLWRQDYWRELLVRLNARDGAAVYLPWGSEGERQRAEAIAHGLPFAHLCPRLSLMEAAALLQSARGVAGVDTGLLHLANALNVPLVGIYTDTDPQKTGVQQSVLAGNVGGVGQMPEPEAVYRALLRHMAAADVVEAV
- a CDS encoding nicotinamidase, producing MKIVSIDVDAQKTFTPLCPTELPVPEGDTIATELNAQAALADWRVMTKDAHHTSAAWLVDNPVDMLKSTGLPNADLTWVSHAMVGSVGYELLDGLPDLDGYDYCVWKGVDPQLHPYGACFHDIEERLSTGLVEWLRSKEADILLVGGLATDYCVKHTVLQLLRAGKWLVIVNASACRGIAPDTIEAAWTEMIEAGAVVLENAEAIKDYLKSIS